The Montipora capricornis isolate CH-2021 chromosome 3, ASM3666992v2, whole genome shotgun sequence genome window below encodes:
- the LOC138041941 gene encoding uncharacterized protein yields the protein MPVFSEETTATIEITSSPEETCGDTTAMMAHDNIRKTLTTSASPLLKPSKSQQCSSQVDPSIFLQLSSCWLLSSHRDLVAQDFAYILVWKPLTLKSRVILAQRSKLPPQSCSSSLALQSSMLVSLEHIWHLIAKPRKKKSPPIVAKEQLLLQKLITYFGFISSLLNLCICEGVGKIQQRRKREGCIPEGTEVV from the exons ATGCCCGTTTTCAGCGaggaaacaacagcaacaatagAGATAACTTCGTCGCCAGAGGAGACTTGTGGTGATACAAC GGCCATGATGGCGCATGACAATATCAGGAAGACGCTGACCACTAGCGCTTCACCACTATTGAAGCCATCTAAATCGCAGCAGTGCAGCTCGCAAGTCGACCCATCGATCTTTTTGCAGTTGTCAAGCTGTTGGTTGCTATCTTCACACAGAGATTTAGTGGCACAGGATTTTGCGTACATTTTGGTGTGGAAGCCACTAACTTTAAAGTCGAGGGTCATTTTAGCACAGCGATCAAAGCTGCCCCCGCAGTCGTGTTCTTCTTCCTTGGCTTTGCAGTCATCCATGCTGGTATCGCTGGAACATATTTGGCATCTGATTGCGAAgcctagaaagaaaaaaagtccaCCGATTGTAGCAAAAGAACAATTGTTATTACAGAAGCTTATTACTTATTTTGGATTCATATCCTCGTTGTTAAATTTGTGCATCTGTGAGGGAGTCGGAAAAATCCAGCAACGCAGAAAACGAGAG GGCTGTATTCCGGAAGGAACAGAGGTCGTCTGA